One genomic segment of Ancylobacter sp. IITR112 includes these proteins:
- a CDS encoding alpha/beta hydrolase codes for MLDGPRLPPRSGGPATSLVVLLHGYGADGRDLIDLGEIWAPLLPGAAFVSPHAPEPLAVAPVGRQWFGYTERNDRERWAGVQSAHAALDAFLDAELARLNLPGSRVALVGFSQGTMMALHTGLRRTVAPAGIVGFSGIHVVPPEGATPAFASDIIARPPVLLIHGDLDQVIPPLALPRAVESLQRQGLAVRAHLSNGLAHGIDGTGLSLAGSFLTEVLA; via the coding sequence ATGCTTGACGGTCCCCGCCTGCCGCCGCGCTCCGGCGGCCCGGCCACCTCGCTTGTCGTCCTGCTGCACGGCTATGGCGCGGACGGGCGCGACCTCATCGACCTCGGCGAAATCTGGGCGCCGCTGCTGCCCGGCGCAGCCTTTGTCTCGCCCCACGCCCCCGAGCCGCTCGCCGTCGCGCCGGTCGGGCGGCAATGGTTCGGCTATACTGAACGCAATGACCGCGAACGCTGGGCCGGCGTGCAGAGCGCCCATGCCGCGCTCGACGCTTTTCTCGACGCCGAGCTGGCCCGGCTGAATCTGCCCGGGTCCCGCGTCGCGCTGGTCGGCTTCAGCCAGGGCACGATGATGGCGCTGCACACCGGGCTGCGCCGTACCGTCGCGCCCGCCGGCATTGTCGGCTTCTCCGGCATCCATGTTGTGCCCCCGGAAGGCGCCACGCCAGCCTTTGCCTCCGACATCATCGCCCGGCCGCCGGTGCTGCTGATCCATGGCGACCTCGACCAGGTCATCCCGCCACTGGCGTTGCCGCGCGCGGTGGAAAGCCTGCAGCGGCAGGGGCTGGCCGTGCGCGCGCATCTCTCCAACGGCCTCGCCCACGGTATTGACGGGACCGGCCTCTCCCTCGCCGGCAGCTTCCTCACCGAAGTGCTGGCCTGA
- a CDS encoding HNH endonuclease, with the protein MTATLSPGAWPALVLNADYRPLSYYPLSVWAWQDAIKAVFLDRVNIVEYYERQVSSATFQMRLPSVVSLKTFIRPSRQPAFTRFNVFLRDRFTCQYCDSREDLTFDHVIPRSRGGQTTWENVVAACSPCNLRKGSLMPEAAHMMPRQKPYQPSVFDLHQNGRHFPPNYLHDSWMDYLYWDTELDP; encoded by the coding sequence TTGACGGCGACGTTGTCTCCGGGTGCCTGGCCTGCCCTCGTGCTCAACGCCGATTACCGGCCGCTGAGCTATTACCCTCTTTCGGTCTGGGCGTGGCAGGACGCCATCAAGGCGGTGTTCCTCGACCGGGTGAACATCGTCGAATATTACGAGCGGCAGGTCTCCAGCGCGACCTTCCAGATGCGGCTGCCGAGCGTCGTCTCGCTGAAGACCTTCATCCGCCCATCGCGCCAGCCGGCCTTCACCCGCTTCAATGTCTTCCTGCGCGACCGCTTCACCTGCCAGTACTGCGATTCGCGCGAAGACCTGACCTTCGACCACGTCATCCCACGCTCGCGCGGCGGGCAGACCACCTGGGAGAACGTCGTCGCCGCCTGCTCACCCTGCAATCTGCGCAAGGGCAGCCTGATGCCGGAAGCGGCACACATGATGCCGCGGCAGAAGCCCTATCAGCCAAGCGTGTTCGACCTGCACCAGAACGGCCGCCATTTCCCGCCGAATTACCTGCACGATAGCTGGATGGACTATCTCTACTGGGACACCGAGCTGGACCCGTGA
- a CDS encoding disulfide bond formation protein B, translating to MTATASSADARRAVRNRQLTAALVVAAIGAGTLAGAWYFQLVVGLAPCPLCLEQRIPYYVGVPVALIGAFCAVLGKEGPARVALALAGMLMALGAFLAAYHAGVEWGFWAGPETCSGAGPAIGGGDLLGQLQSARVVRCDEAPWRLLGLSLAGYNAFIAGALVVVAMWGATAKA from the coding sequence ATGACCGCGACCGCCTCATCCGCCGATGCCCGCCGTGCGGTGCGCAACCGTCAGCTCACCGCCGCACTGGTGGTCGCCGCCATCGGCGCCGGCACGCTCGCCGGGGCATGGTATTTCCAGCTCGTGGTCGGGCTGGCGCCGTGCCCGCTCTGTCTCGAACAGCGCATTCCCTATTATGTCGGCGTGCCGGTGGCGTTGATCGGCGCTTTCTGCGCGGTGCTCGGCAAGGAAGGGCCGGCGCGGGTGGCGCTGGCGCTGGCCGGCATGCTGATGGCGCTCGGCGCCTTTCTCGCGGCCTATCATGCCGGGGTGGAGTGGGGCTTCTGGGCCGGCCCGGAAACCTGCTCCGGCGCCGGGCCGGCGATCGGCGGCGGCGATCTGCTCGGGCAGTTGCAGAGCGCGCGGGTGGTACGCTGCGACGAGGCGCCGTGGCGCCTGCTCGGCCTGTCGCTGGCCGGGTATAATGCCTTCATCGCCGGTGCGCTGGTGGTTGTGGCGATGTGGGGCGCGACGGCGAAGGCGTGA